One genomic region from Quercus robur chromosome 4, dhQueRobu3.1, whole genome shotgun sequence encodes:
- the LOC126722242 gene encoding uncharacterized protein LOC126722242, with translation MAGPVCRELKVTMESQDRDEIHNCVIKLRVNPQKRREKVYIGCGAGFGGDRPMAALKLLQRVKELNYLVLECLAERTLAERYQFMVSGGDGYDSWSMCLLFIHSSKF, from the exons ATGGCAG GACCAGTTTGTAGGGAGCTTAAGGTGACAATGGAAAGCCAGGACAGAGATGAAATTCATAATTGTGTGATCAAGCTG AGAGTTAATCCTCAAAAGCGAAGGGAGAAGGTTTATATTGGCTGTGGAGCTGGGTTTGGAGGTGACAGGCCAATGGCTGCTCTTAAGTTGCTTCAGAGAGTTAAAGAGCTAAACTATCTAGTACTGGAATGCCTAGCGGAGCGTACTCTTGCTGAACGGTATCAGTTTATGGTGTCTGGTGGCGATGGTTATGATTCTTGGAGTATGTGTCTACTATTCATACACAGTTCTAAATTCTGA